Genomic segment of Falco peregrinus isolate bFalPer1 chromosome 5, bFalPer1.pri, whole genome shotgun sequence:
GTGCCCAGCTCCGGCTGCGAGGGAGGGCGCAGCGAGGCTGGGGATGCCGGGGTTCCAAATAGGGAACGAACCCAAGTGCCCTTGGCACGAGCAGCCctgtggcacagggcagcccgGGGTCCCCTCACACCCAAGATGCCCCTTGAGGATGGCACCAGGGAAGGACACACGAGAGCCCGGCTCAGCTCTCAAAAAGCGGCCgaagcttttatttcatctaCGTCCAGCTCGCGAGCGCCAGGGCTGCCAAAAAGCCTCGAGCCAGTGCTTGGCCAGGTGGGTGCAGGGAACGGTGCCCACCCAGCACCTCCCCGCTCCCGGCATCAGCCACTTCTGCACGAAGCCAAGCGCTAaagagctgccccagccccaggcaggggtGTGCGGCCGCCCAGcttgcccagctccagcagcagccccgtGGGGCGGCCAGCGGCGAGCGGGTGCATGCGGGTGCTGGAGGGGCTGTGGTTGCCACCCCCGCTGCCCATGTCGCATGAAGCCAAGCTCAGTGCCCCCCATCCTTGCCCGTGCCAAGGTAGGATTctggggatggggcagagcCTGTGGCAGgtcagcccccccccccccccccccaagaccTGCCAGTCCCCTGATGCTGGCTGCCCATGGCATCTCCTGGGGGGTTTAGTGCGGCGCTGGGTACCGCGGACATGGGGGGCTCAAGCCTGCTTTGCTCTGGATGGGCCTCTAGCACATGCAATACGCTGATTGATAAGCAAGAACTGCAACGAGCTGGGGAGCCAGCCCTGGATCCAAGCACAGGCTCCTGGCTGGGCTACTGAAGCCgttcccctcctgctgcctcagtttccccaagCGTCACCGGGCTTTGTCGGCAGCCTGCGGCACAGCAGCCGCACCGGCATCACATGGGCACCTCTCCCAGTCCAAcgcaggggctgcctgcagcatcccgCGCTGTCATGTCGCAGGAGGCAGCGCCGCCGGGGAGCCCAGCATACAGTGGGGGTGTCCCCGGCCAAATCTGGGGGTGCTCCCGCTGAGGGGGTGAGCCTCACACGCGATTGGGATGCCCCCCACCCAGCGCCTTCTCGGGGGCAGCCTGGCCAGCTTTTTTGAAGCAATAAACCCCAAAAAGCTTGTACTTCTTGTCTGGGAAGCCCAGGTTGCGCACGCCGGGCTCCCGGCCCCCGCAGCGTGCCCGGGGGTTGACGATGGGGTAGCGGATGCTGccatcctccagccagccagcctcgCAGCGGTCCAGCAGCTGGATCTTCCAGGCGGCGTAGAGCTGGCCCACCTTGGCCACAGCCGCCCCGTTGTTCTTGCAGGCCTGCACCGCCTCGGCGTAGCTCAGCTTGCGGTAGGTCTTCAAGAAGTAGACTTTGCCTGGGGGGGAGGCGGACAGACAAAGCGGGGGCTGTCAGGGGCCCAGGTGCAGCATCCTGCATCCTGCACCGCACTGGTACCtagcagggtgggatggggctgaGCGGTGCAAGGTCTGTGGACAACACCCTCCCccaaatacatcttttttttggggggggggggctggaggaggtgaCCAGCTGAGTGGGCTCTGGGGAGCCACCGCCATGGTGTGGGTAGATTTATGGGGGCTGCACGGCGGTGGTTGGTGATGGCTCCTTGTGGTGATTACACCTGCTATTTATCCTGCCTGCCACCATTAAATAAACATCGGCAGAGCCCCCCCGCACGGCCCTGCCAGCCGGGAGGAATTTACACAGCCCAGGAGCCCTCCCGGCTCCCATCTGTCTTTTGTGGCCCCGGCCTCATCCATCACCCgggctgtttgctgctgcaattacctccatccctgctcctgcccggGGAAGACAGGGTCTGCTAAAACCATGTGCCTCAGCCCCAGAGGTGATGGGGCCAGATCCTGGTCCTtgctgggggtccccagcactGATCCCCTCTTAATGTGCCACAGAGCCCAGGGGAGACACATGCAGCCGCATCCTTCTCTTGCCCAGGGCTGAGAACCTTCCTGGACCATCGTGGGACTCCCCCACATCCTGCACAGCCAAAACAGAGAGCCGGgtgctctgtgcctcagtttccccccgCCATTACCGTTGAGATTGGAGGTGAAGCAGAAGGCGTCATAGTGCTCGCTTTCCTTGTGTCGGTAGCCGTAGTTGCGTACCCCCACCGGCGTGTCCTTGCGGCCGCACTCCTCCCGCGGCCGGGAGATGGGATACTGCACGGAGCCATCCTCCAGCCAGCCGGCATTGCACCAGTCCATGCCCTCCAGCCAGGCCTGGTGCAGCTGGTCGTGCGAGGCCAGGATGCCGTCCTGCTCCAGGCACGCCTGCTGCGCCTCGTGGAAGTTCAGGGTGTAGCGACCCAGCCGCGGGTGGTAGGGGAAGATCACGCCTGGGGGGACGGAGAGGAGGGCTGGGGTATTGGGGGTCTCCCCCACCTTATTTTGCAGCTGCACCCAGCGAAGAGGGTGATCAGTGCAAGGCACCGGCAGCCGGCGGGGAACAGGGGCTGCCGTGGGCTGGGAGACCCGGCTGCAAAGCCCGGCAAAGATGAGCTGCCATCGTCTCTGCTCGGGGAGTTTGGATGCTCCAGGCTTTGCTCAGTAACCGCAAAGGCCCCCGGGCCTGTGACTGCAGGGACCCCTGTGCTCCCTGCTCTGGGACCTGGAGACATTGGTGGTGCCTGTGCAGGGTCCAGCCAAGCCCTGGTGTCCCTGGAGCGAGCCTATACCAGCGGAGCAGTGCTTCTGTGCCTCCTGAGCCCCCAAAAAGGGTTTCCCCCCTttcctggtgtccccagctgcagcagcctgtccTGGTGGGCTTGGAGCCGCGCACGGCACCAACGCTGCTGCCACATCCCGATCCCCCCTGTGGTGCTTTACGAGGCCGTGCTGCTATCTATCTCCAGCGTTTATTAGCTGCCAGCCTGTAAACCTGGAGCAACAATAAAAGCCAATAACAGAGGCAATAAACCATGGCACACGCCAGGAAAAACAACCAGCCATAAAGCAAGACCAAGCCCAGCTCGGGGACGCAGCATCGGGAACCGCGTCCTGGCCATCCCGCGTGGGACATGGGGACACCTGGtgtcctccccatcccagtccctcctccccagcataGCCACGCCGCTACCTTCGAGGTCCAGCTTGACCATGCCGGTGTCATCCTCCAGCTCGTTGGTGACCTCGCACTCATAGCGGCCATAGTCTTGCAGGGTGACGTTGCGGATGATGAGTGAGGCGTCGCCGAAGCCATCCTCCTGCAGAGCCGTGCGGCCGCGGTAGCTGCCAAACGCCCGCCGCGCCTTCCCCAGCGCCACAAAGACATCCACGAAGGCCATGGGCTCTGTCACCTTGGTCCACTTGAGGCGGATCTCGGCCGGGTCGTGGGCGGACACGTCGTAGTGGTACCGGCAGGGCAGGATGATGGTGCCGCCCCGGTGTGTCACCACCTTCCCCGGGGCTGTCTGCACGACCACGGCCCCGCTGTCACCCTCTGCAAGGGACACCGAGCTCAGGGGTGCCCCTGTCCCCAAGTCTGCCCCTGCCTCCATCccaggcagtgccagcacaCGGGCAGGACCCATGGTGGGGACAAGgcaggctgggggtgtggggcaggcagcgggACCACCTTGGGGGGGAATTTCCCTCCTTTGGGGGCAATTTCCCTCCTTTGGGGACTTTGCAAACCTCGAAGAGGGTcgggcagctcctgcccagggcagggggcacaaTGGGTGCCCCAAGGACCCTGATCAGGCTTTAATGGATATTAAACCCAAGAGCCCAACGGCTGCAGGATGGCTCCCCTCATCCCACCCTGGGGACCAGACCAGCCCCCTGCTGCAGATCCCAGTCCCCACTCACCCATGACATGGACCACCTTCTTCCGTCCCCGGGTGCTGAGCGGCGGGTCGGAGGCGAGGACACCAGcgaggagcagcagagctgctgggccGGCCGCCCAGGGACTTTGGGGACGCATCTGGGGGGACAGCAGAGCCCCTCagcaccctcccacccccccccagggAGGAGAGCGGCGGAGGGGAGGTCTGTGAGCAAACCCATGCTCTACCTGACccccagctgcttcagcagccCCCCCACAGTGATGCTGGCCCCCAACCCACACCCCATGGGGGCTGTGCCGGCTGGGGGAGGTGATACCATCACCCACTGACACCCCTCCTGGGGAGCCCCTCACCCTGTCTCCCACCTCACCCACCCCAAGCAGAGGGGGGTGAAGGGCTGTGCTGGGTCACTCATCACCCCTCCCACGGAGCCCACCAACCCGCAGGGACCCCCACGCCCCCGGCCTGCGCCAGCACTGAACTCCACTTCACCCGCTCGGTTACAGCCGGATGAATATTTCATGGCAG
This window contains:
- the HAPLN4 gene encoding hyaluronan and proteoglycan link protein 4 translates to MRPQSPWAAGPAALLLLAGVLASDPPLSTRGRKKVVHVMEGDSGAVVVQTAPGKVVTHRGGTIILPCRYHYDVSAHDPAEIRLKWTKVTEPMAFVDVFVALGKARRAFGSYRGRTALQEDGFGDASLIIRNVTLQDYGRYECEVTNELEDDTGMVKLDLEGVIFPYHPRLGRYTLNFHEAQQACLEQDGILASHDQLHQAWLEGMDWCNAGWLEDGSVQYPISRPREECGRKDTPVGVRNYGYRHKESEHYDAFCFTSNLNGKVYFLKTYRKLSYAEAVQACKNNGAAVAKVGQLYAAWKIQLLDRCEAGWLEDGSIRYPIVNPRARCGGREPGVRNLGFPDKKYKLFGVYCFKKAGQAAPEKALGGGHPNRV